The proteins below are encoded in one region of Mycobacterium botniense:
- a CDS encoding helix-turn-helix transcriptional regulator, whose product MRLTLLDPPREFCHTCVVKFAPDVTSGGTPSAAVTAVPNDGHTRRAVVGLLLEAGPVTAGEIGDRLGLSAAGVRRHLDALIEAGEAESIGAAAWQQTGRGRPAKRYRLTAAGRAKLGHAYDDLASAAMRQLREIGGEDAVRSFARRRIDSILADVGAAESNADADVEAAAQRIAAALTKAGYVATTARVGPPIHGVQICQHHCPVSHVAEEFPELCETEQQAMAEVLGTHVQRLATIINGDCACTTHVPLTPALGTRRTDRIAAPSPRRTTTSVEGASI is encoded by the coding sequence ATGAGGCTGACCTTGCTAGACCCACCGCGGGAATTTTGTCACACTTGTGTTGTGAAATTCGCGCCGGACGTCACGAGCGGGGGAACGCCGTCCGCCGCCGTGACAGCCGTGCCGAACGACGGGCACACCCGCCGTGCTGTCGTGGGCTTGCTGCTGGAGGCCGGACCGGTCACCGCCGGGGAGATCGGCGACCGGCTCGGTCTATCGGCAGCTGGGGTGCGGCGCCATCTCGACGCGCTGATCGAGGCCGGTGAGGCCGAATCCATCGGTGCGGCGGCCTGGCAGCAGACAGGGCGCGGGCGCCCGGCGAAACGCTATCGGCTGACGGCGGCCGGCCGGGCCAAACTCGGCCACGCCTACGATGACTTAGCCTCGGCGGCTATGCGTCAACTCCGGGAGATCGGCGGCGAAGACGCGGTGCGCAGTTTCGCCCGGCGACGCATTGACAGCATCTTGGCCGATGTCGGGGCTGCGGAAAGCAACGCCGACGCCGATGTCGAGGCGGCCGCCCAGCGGATCGCCGCCGCGCTCACGAAGGCCGGGTATGTGGCCACCACCGCGCGGGTCGGGCCACCGATTCACGGTGTGCAGATCTGCCAGCATCACTGCCCGGTCTCCCATGTCGCCGAGGAATTCCCCGAGCTCTGTGAAACCGAGCAGCAGGCCATGGCCGAGGTGCTGGGCACCCACGTGCAGCGGCTGGCGACCATCATCAACGGCGACTGCGCCTGCACCACCCATGTGCCGCTCACCCCGGCACTGGGCACCCGTAGGACTGACCGCATCGCGGCGCCCAGCCCGCGCCGCACCACCACGAGCGTTGAAGGAGCCTCGATATGA
- the mptB gene encoding polyprenol phosphomannose-dependent alpha 1,6 mannosyltransferase MptB: protein MAARHQTLSSSIARWHGDEQAVGSPLNDSELVALQRTRLFGATGTVLMAIGALGAGARPVIQDPTFGVRLLNLSSRIQTVSLTMTTTGAAMMALAWLMLGRFALGHRRMSRGELDRTLLLWAMPLLVAPPMYSKDVYSYLAQSQISREGLDPYRVGPASGLGLGHVFTLSVPSLWRETPAPYGPLFLWIGRGISALTGENIVAAVLCHRLVVLAGVGLIVWATPRLARRCGVAEVSALWLGAANPLLIMHLVAGIHNEALMLGLMLTGTEFALRGVDAPLRVPARWRHTRRSDWAPLGMLVFGVVLITLSSQVKLPSLLALGFVAMALAHRQGGGLPAFVVVSITMAGLSFAVMAIVGWASGLGFGWIYTLGTANVVRSWMSPPTLLALATGQAGILLGLGDHTTAVLSLTRSIGVLIIAVMVGWLLWLVLRGRLHPVGGLGVALGVTVLLFPVVQPWYVLWAVIPLAAWATRPGFRIAAIAVTFVVGVFGPTANGDRFALFQILDATVASTLIVVVLIALTSTWLPWRRLPSEDSDMLGDTLGDAAPATQTRQPSTVPGA from the coding sequence ATGGCAGCGCGCCATCAGACGCTGAGCTCATCGATCGCCCGCTGGCACGGAGACGAGCAGGCCGTGGGCTCGCCGCTGAACGACAGCGAGCTGGTCGCCCTGCAACGCACCCGCTTGTTCGGCGCCACCGGGACCGTATTGATGGCAATCGGCGCGCTGGGTGCCGGGGCGCGACCGGTGATCCAGGATCCCACCTTCGGGGTCCGGCTGCTCAACCTGTCGTCGCGAATCCAGACCGTGTCGCTGACGATGACCACGACCGGCGCGGCCATGATGGCGCTGGCGTGGCTGATGCTGGGCCGGTTCGCGCTGGGCCACCGGCGGATGTCCCGCGGCGAGCTGGACCGCACGCTTCTGTTGTGGGCAATGCCCCTGCTGGTGGCGCCGCCCATGTACAGCAAGGATGTCTACTCTTACCTGGCGCAGAGCCAGATCTCCCGCGAGGGACTCGACCCCTACCGGGTCGGCCCGGCGTCGGGCCTGGGCCTCGGCCACGTGTTCACGCTCTCGGTGCCCAGCCTGTGGCGCGAGACCCCCGCACCCTATGGTCCGCTGTTTCTGTGGATAGGACGCGGAATCTCGGCGCTGACCGGGGAAAACATCGTCGCGGCGGTGCTATGTCACCGGCTGGTGGTGTTGGCCGGGGTGGGCCTGATCGTGTGGGCCACACCGCGGCTGGCCCGGCGGTGCGGGGTCGCCGAGGTCAGCGCGCTGTGGCTGGGCGCCGCCAATCCGCTGCTGATCATGCATCTGGTCGCCGGTATTCACAATGAGGCGCTGATGCTTGGGCTGATGCTCACCGGCACCGAATTCGCGTTGCGCGGCGTGGATGCTCCCCTGCGGGTGCCGGCGCGGTGGCGGCACACCCGGCGATCGGATTGGGCGCCGCTGGGCATGCTGGTCTTCGGTGTGGTGCTGATCACGCTGTCGTCACAAGTGAAACTGCCCTCGTTATTGGCGCTGGGATTTGTCGCGATGGCCCTGGCTCATCGCCAGGGCGGCGGACTGCCGGCGTTTGTGGTGGTCAGCATCACGATGGCGGGGTTGTCCTTTGCGGTCATGGCGATCGTGGGGTGGGCCAGCGGTCTCGGTTTTGGCTGGATTTACACGCTGGGCACGGCCAACGTGGTGCGCAGCTGGATGTCACCGCCGACCCTGCTGGCGCTCGCGACCGGCCAGGCCGGAATCCTGCTCGGGCTGGGTGATCACACGACGGCTGTGTTGTCGCTGACCCGCAGCATCGGAGTGCTGATCATCGCGGTGATGGTGGGCTGGCTGCTGTGGTTAGTGCTCCGCGGGCGGCTGCATCCGGTGGGGGGTCTCGGTGTCGCGTTGGGGGTGACGGTGTTGTTGTTCCCCGTGGTGCAGCCCTGGTACGTGCTCTGGGCGGTGATCCCGCTGGCCGCCTGGGCCACCCGTCCGGGCTTCCGAATCGCGGCAATCGCCGTCACATTCGTGGTCGGCGTGTTCGGCCCGACCGCCAACGGCGACCGCTTCGCGCTGTTTCAGATCCTGGACGCCACCGTGGCGAGCACCCTCATCGTGGTGGTGCTGATCGCGCTGACCTCGACGTGGTTGCCGTGGCGGCGCCTACCGAGCGAGGACAGCGACATGCTGGGCGACACGCTCGGCGATGCGGCACCCGCCACGCAGACCCGGCAACCCAGTACGGTGCCCGGCGCCTAG
- a CDS encoding ABC transporter ATP-binding protein, translating to MSSDSTVPVRLRGVCKRYGSATAVAGLDLDVHTAEVFALLGPNGAGKTTTVEMCEGFLRPDAGTIEVLGLDPIADNARLRARIGVMLQGGGGYPAARAGEMLNLVAAYAADPLDPRWLMEILGLTEAARTTYRRLSGGQQQRLALACALVGRPELVFLDEPTAGMDAHARLVVWELIDALRRDGVTVVLTTHHLREAEELADRLVIIDHGVAVASGTPAELMRTGAKDQLRFTAPPRLDLSLLVAALPEHYKAAEVTPGDYVVEGPIDPQVLATVTAWCAQIDVLATDMRVEQRSLEDVFLDLTGRELRP from the coding sequence GTGAGCTCGGACTCCACAGTCCCGGTGCGACTGCGTGGGGTGTGCAAGCGGTACGGGTCCGCCACGGCAGTCGCCGGCCTCGATCTCGACGTGCACACCGCCGAGGTGTTCGCGCTGCTGGGCCCTAACGGTGCGGGTAAGACGACAACGGTCGAAATGTGCGAGGGCTTTCTGCGCCCCGACGCCGGCACCATCGAGGTGCTGGGCTTGGATCCGATCGCCGACAACGCGCGGCTGCGCGCCCGAATCGGAGTGATGCTGCAAGGCGGAGGGGGCTACCCGGCCGCCCGCGCCGGCGAGATGCTCAACCTGGTGGCTGCCTACGCCGCCGATCCGCTGGATCCGCGTTGGCTGATGGAAATCCTGGGTCTCACCGAGGCGGCGCGCACCACTTACCGGCGCCTGTCCGGCGGACAGCAGCAGCGCCTGGCGCTGGCCTGTGCCCTGGTCGGCCGCCCTGAACTGGTGTTTCTCGACGAACCCACGGCCGGAATGGACGCCCATGCCCGCCTTGTGGTGTGGGAGCTGATTGACGCGCTGCGCCGTGACGGGGTGACCGTGGTGCTGACCACCCACCATCTCCGCGAGGCTGAGGAACTCGCCGACCGGCTTGTCATCATCGATCACGGGGTGGCGGTGGCCTCCGGAACACCCGCTGAACTGATGCGCACCGGCGCCAAAGACCAGCTGCGGTTCACCGCACCACCGCGGCTGGACTTGTCACTGCTGGTCGCGGCCCTGCCTGAACACTACAAAGCCGCCGAAGTGACTCCCGGCGACTACGTGGTCGAGGGCCCGATCGACCCGCAGGTGCTGGCGACGGTCACCGCATGGTGTGCACAGATCGATGTGCTGGCCACCGACATGCGGGTAGAGCAACGCAGCCTTGAAGATGTTTTCCTCGACCTGACCGGCAGAGAATTGCGGCCATGA